One window from the genome of Emys orbicularis isolate rEmyOrb1 chromosome 10, rEmyOrb1.hap1, whole genome shotgun sequence encodes:
- the SH3GL3 gene encoding endophilin-A3, with translation MSVAGLKKQFHKASQLFSEKISGAEGTKLDEEFQEMERKIDVTSKAVAELLSKSTEYLQPNPAYRAKLGMLNTMSKIRGQVKTTGYSQTEGLLGDCMLRYGRELGEDSTFGNALLDVGESMKQMAEVKDSLDINVKQNFIDPLQLLQDKDLKEIGHHLKKLEGRRLDYDYKKKRLGKIPDEEVKQAVEKFEESKELAERSMFNFLENDVEQVSQLAVFIEAALNYHKQSTEILEELQSILQNRINGASSRPKHEFKPKPVITSALEISDNQQHNGISYISSIKSSGSSVHVDQPCCQALYDFEPENEGELGFKEGDIITLTNQIDENWYEGMLNGESGFFPINYVEVMVPLPQ, from the exons ttgttCAGTGAAAAAATTAGTGGAGCAGAAGGAACAAAACTAGATGAAGAATTTCAAGAGATGGAAAGG AAAATTGATGTCACCAGCAAAGCTGTAGCAGAGCTTCTGTCAAAATCCACAGAGTATCTTCAGCCAAATCCGG CATACAGAGCCAAGCTGGGAATGCTGAACACTATGTCGAAGATCAGGGGACAAGTTAAAACCACAGGATATTCCCAGACAGAAGGGCTATTAGGGGATTGTATGCTACGGTATGGCAGAGAACTTGGGGAGGATTCTACATTTG GCAATGCACTGCTGGATGTTGGTGAAAGCATGAAGCAGATGGCAGAGGTGAAGGACTCTCTCGATATTAACGTCAAGCAAAACTTCATTGATCCTCTACAGTTATTACAGGACAAAGACTTAAAAGAGATTGGG CATCATCTGAAGAAGCTAGAAGGCCGTCGTTTGGATTATGACTATAAAAAGAAGCGTTTAGGGAAGATCCCAGATGAAGAAGTTAAACAAGCAGTAGAAAAATTTGAAGAGTCAAAGGAGCTGGCAGAAAGAAGCATGTTCAACTTTTTAGAAAATGAT GTAGAGCAAGTTAGCCAGTTGGCAGTATTTATAGAAGCAGCATTAAACTACCATAAACAGTCCACAGAAATTCTGGAGGAACTGCAGAGCATACTGCAAAACCG AATAAATGGAGCATCTAGTCGTCCTAAGCATGAATTCAAGCCAAAACCTGTAATAACTTCAGCTCTGGAAATCAGTGATAATCAGCAGCACAATGGGATATCGTACATTTCTTCAATAAAATCATCAG GTTCTTCAGTGCACGTGGATCAGCCTTGCTGCCAAGCTCTGTATGACTTTGAGCCAGAAAATGAAGGCGAGCTTGGATTTAAGGAAGGCGACATCATTACTTTGACCAATCAGATCGATGAGAATTGGTACGAAGGGATGTTAAATGGAGAGTCtggcttcttccccattaatTATGTCGAAGTGATGGTACCTTTGCCTCAGTGA